In Halapricum desulfuricans, a single window of DNA contains:
- a CDS encoding helix-turn-helix domain-containing protein yields the protein MDSTPSQTAASTFDLVECSLYAEFDVRVEPIEWCPLVELDPPVEVQHQQFRDETCLLDVRTHDGEPRTVRITQECGCRCPSKVLTDAGYLPRLLEIYPDHVRLGVHLGERTEVEDIVERLRSVAEQVTLRKLVQIGSDSSVETAMDLTDLTDKQRETVTLAITRGYYRQPRRVSVGDIADELDISAAAVSQRLGAAESKVMRQVFDAFADGCE from the coding sequence ATGGACAGCACTCCCAGTCAGACAGCGGCATCCACGTTCGATCTCGTCGAGTGTTCTCTGTATGCGGAGTTCGATGTCAGAGTGGAGCCGATCGAGTGGTGCCCGCTCGTCGAACTGGATCCGCCGGTCGAGGTGCAACACCAGCAGTTCCGAGACGAGACGTGTCTGCTCGACGTGCGGACCCACGACGGTGAGCCCCGGACAGTCAGGATCACACAGGAGTGTGGCTGCCGATGTCCCTCGAAGGTGCTGACTGACGCGGGGTATCTCCCGCGACTGCTAGAGATCTATCCGGACCACGTCCGTCTCGGGGTCCACCTCGGGGAACGGACCGAGGTAGAAGACATCGTCGAGCGCCTCCGATCGGTCGCCGAGCAGGTGACGCTCCGAAAGCTGGTGCAGATCGGATCCGACAGTTCGGTCGAGACGGCGATGGATCTCACCGATCTGACCGACAAACAGCGCGAAACGGTGACGCTGGCTATCACAAGGGGGTACTACCGACAGCCGCGGCGCGTCTCGGTCGGTGACATCGCCGACGAGCTCGACATCTCGGCGGCTGCCGTCTCACAGCGGCTCGGTGCCGCCGAGTCGAAGGTCATGCGACAGGTGTTCGACGCGTTCGCCGACGGCTGCGAGTGA
- a CDS encoding single-stranded-DNA-specific exonuclease RecJ, whose amino-acid sequence MGPVPELDERATACADRLLDAERVLLASHIDADGLTSAAIASRALDRAGLDHEVVFEKQLDAERIAAIAATGYETVLFTDFGSGQLDVISRHVADGDFEAVIADHHQPADADDCAPGFEATDGYGDFAWHLNPLLVGIDGASELSGAGASYVLARALGGDRNRDLAALAVVGAVGDMQATGGELVGANEAIVTDGIEAGVVTETRDLSLYGKQTRPLPKLLEYASDVHLPGISNDEAGAIAFLEDLDLDLRADGEWRRWIDLTDEERQTLASALVQRAVTRGVPAEKIDRLVATTYTFPNEPEGTELRDASEFSTLLNATARYERADVGLAVCLGERGEPLERARRLLENHRRNLSEGIDWVTREGVKQREHVQYFHAGDRIRETIVGIVAGMALGNDGVSRSKPIVAFARKNDDELKVSARGTGVLVGHGLDLSAVMREASRAVDGDGGGHDVAAGATIPDGREDAFLDAVDRIVGEQLA is encoded by the coding sequence ATGGGACCGGTTCCGGAACTCGACGAGCGCGCGACGGCCTGTGCCGACCGATTGCTGGACGCAGAGCGGGTCTTGCTGGCGTCACATATCGACGCCGACGGGCTGACGAGCGCCGCCATCGCCTCGAGGGCGCTCGATCGGGCCGGACTGGACCACGAGGTCGTCTTCGAGAAGCAACTCGACGCCGAGCGGATCGCCGCGATCGCGGCGACGGGCTACGAGACGGTGCTGTTCACGGACTTCGGGAGCGGGCAACTGGACGTGATCAGCCGGCACGTCGCTGACGGCGACTTCGAGGCCGTGATCGCCGATCACCACCAGCCTGCCGACGCGGACGACTGTGCGCCCGGGTTCGAGGCGACCGACGGCTACGGCGACTTCGCGTGGCATCTCAATCCCCTCCTGGTGGGGATCGACGGCGCGTCGGAGCTGTCGGGTGCGGGCGCGAGTTACGTCCTCGCGCGTGCGCTGGGCGGCGACCGGAACCGCGATCTCGCGGCGCTGGCCGTCGTCGGCGCGGTGGGGGATATGCAGGCGACCGGCGGCGAACTGGTCGGCGCGAACGAGGCGATCGTGACGGACGGGATCGAGGCCGGCGTCGTCACCGAAACGCGGGACCTCTCGCTGTACGGCAAGCAGACCCGGCCTCTGCCGAAACTGCTCGAGTACGCCAGCGATGTCCACCTGCCCGGAATCTCCAACGACGAGGCGGGGGCGATCGCGTTTCTGGAGGACCTCGATCTCGACCTGCGGGCGGACGGCGAGTGGCGACGCTGGATCGACCTCACCGACGAGGAGCGACAGACGCTCGCGAGCGCGCTCGTCCAGCGGGCCGTCACCCGCGGCGTCCCCGCGGAGAAGATCGATCGACTGGTGGCCACGACCTACACGTTCCCGAACGAACCCGAAGGGACCGAACTCCGGGACGCCAGCGAGTTCTCGACGCTTTTGAACGCCACAGCGCGCTACGAGCGAGCGGATGTCGGACTCGCGGTCTGTTTGGGCGAGCGCGGTGAGCCGCTGGAACGCGCCCGCCGACTCCTCGAGAACCACCGTCGAAACCTCTCGGAAGGCATCGACTGGGTCACCAGAGAGGGCGTCAAGCAGCGCGAGCACGTCCAGTATTTCCACGCTGGCGACCGCATTCGGGAGACGATCGTCGGCATCGTCGCCGGGATGGCGCTGGGCAACGACGGCGTCTCGCGATCGAAACCGATCGTCGCCTTCGCCCGCAAGAACGACGACGAACTGAAAGTCTCGGCGCGCGGGACGGGCGTGCTCGTCGGCCACGGGCTGGATCTGTCGGCCGTCATGCGCGAGGCGTCACGCGCCGTCGACGGTGACGGCGGTGGTCACGACGTCGCGGCCGGGGCGACGATTCCGGACGGACGCGAGGACGCGTTTCTGGACGCCGTCGACAGGATCGTCGGCGAGCAACTCGCGTAG
- a CDS encoding MFS transporter, which yields MSKQRVTVETEGSSTLRTVRQFFALQRDVLVLSLAMFAFSLSFQMTNRFLPEYIVALGGSEFLVGVFGTFGNIIAAIYPYPGGALSDRIGSRYALTLFGALSTGGFLVWLLAPGVGAITIAGVTVRPWVWIFVGLVLAQAWKSFGLGATFAVVKQAIDPSRLAAGFASTEIFRRSAFFVGPVLAGVLISLHPEFTVGFQYVLAVGVAAGIAGTIVQHALYDASDDTIGDSFEGIARIRRDLREMPDPLRPLLIGDTLVRFANGMVYVYFIIVVTRFFEVGLETSLSIPAIGTVAIDLSPQAFFGYLLGVEMAVALLVMMPAAKLAERVGLKPIVALGFAVYAVFPVALINAPGTPLAMVVLFAFSGLRFAGLPSHKALIVGPADRDAGGRVTGTYYLLRNTIVIPSAALGGLLWAGIPEWLPASTLYEGSPVLAFGVASVVGIVGTVYFLLYGEEFEAYA from the coding sequence ATGAGCAAGCAACGAGTGACTGTCGAAACCGAGGGGTCGAGCACGCTCCGGACCGTCAGGCAGTTTTTCGCCCTCCAGCGGGACGTGCTGGTGCTGTCGCTGGCGATGTTCGCGTTCAGCCTGTCCTTCCAGATGACCAATCGATTCCTGCCCGAGTACATCGTCGCACTTGGCGGCTCGGAGTTTCTCGTCGGCGTGTTCGGGACGTTCGGCAATATCATCGCGGCGATCTATCCCTACCCGGGCGGCGCGCTGTCCGACCGGATCGGTTCGCGGTACGCGCTGACGCTGTTCGGCGCGCTCTCGACGGGGGGATTTCTGGTGTGGTTGCTCGCGCCCGGCGTCGGCGCGATCACGATCGCCGGCGTGACGGTCCGGCCGTGGGTATGGATCTTCGTCGGACTGGTGCTCGCGCAGGCCTGGAAGTCCTTCGGGCTCGGTGCGACCTTCGCTGTTGTAAAACAAGCTATAGATCCTTCGCGACTGGCGGCCGGGTTCGCCTCGACGGAGATATTCCGCCGATCGGCGTTCTTCGTCGGCCCCGTTCTCGCCGGCGTGCTCATCAGCCTCCACCCCGAGTTCACTGTCGGCTTCCAGTACGTCCTCGCGGTCGGCGTGGCGGCCGGAATCGCCGGGACGATCGTCCAGCACGCCCTGTACGACGCCAGCGACGACACGATCGGCGATTCCTTCGAGGGGATCGCACGGATCCGGCGCGATCTCCGGGAGATGCCCGATCCCCTGCGACCGCTGCTGATCGGCGATACGCTGGTCCGGTTCGCCAACGGGATGGTCTACGTCTACTTTATCATCGTCGTCACGCGGTTTTTCGAGGTCGGACTGGAGACGTCGCTGTCGATTCCCGCGATCGGGACGGTCGCGATCGACCTCTCGCCGCAGGCCTTCTTCGGCTATCTGCTCGGCGTCGAGATGGCCGTGGCGCTGCTTGTGATGATGCCGGCGGCGAAACTCGCAGAGCGGGTCGGACTCAAGCCGATCGTCGCGCTCGGGTTCGCCGTGTACGCGGTCTTCCCGGTCGCGCTGATCAACGCACCCGGGACCCCGCTGGCAATGGTCGTCCTCTTTGCGTTCTCGGGGCTCCGGTTCGCCGGACTCCCCTCTCACAAGGCGCTGATCGTCGGTCCGGCCGATCGCGACGCCGGCGGTCGGGTGACCGGGACGTACTACCTGCTCCGGAACACGATCGTCATCCCCAGCGCCGCGCTCGGGGGACTGCTGTGGGCCGGCATCCCCGAGTGGCTCCCGGCGAGCACTCTCTACGAGGGGAGTCCTGTCCTCGCCTTCGGCGTCGCCTCGGTCGTCGGGATCGTCGGCACTGTGTACTTCCTGCTGTACGGCGAGGAGTTCGAGGCGTACGCGTAG
- a CDS encoding Gfo/Idh/MocA family protein, whose translation MRFGVLSTAKIAREDVVPAIKKSNHEVVAIASRNSDRAADVAAELDIPRSYGSYEQLLADDDLDAVYNPLPNALHAEWTRKAADAGLHVLCEKPLAENAEEAAALHEYCDERGVTLMEAFMYRFHPRTERAADIVREQLDGVHAVDASFKFALRGRPDDIRLDPDLAGGSVMDVGCYAISAARLFLGEPNRVYARTRDSRDSGVDTDMAALLEYDDGPTARVASGFDTPATQTYRVEGENGWLEVETAFDIAPGEQGEIEYEIDGRHVTEQFDPVDQYTLEVEHFAESIASGTVPRIDAAETVANMAVIDAVFESAANGSRVDVKRPY comes from the coding sequence ATGCGTTTCGGTGTTCTCAGCACGGCCAAGATCGCACGCGAAGATGTCGTTCCCGCAATCAAGAAGAGCAACCACGAGGTGGTCGCGATCGCCTCCCGAAACAGCGACAGGGCTGCGGATGTCGCCGCCGAGCTCGATATCCCCCGGAGCTACGGGAGCTACGAACAGCTGCTGGCCGACGACGACCTCGACGCCGTCTACAATCCCCTGCCGAACGCCCTCCACGCGGAGTGGACGCGAAAGGCGGCCGACGCGGGATTACATGTCCTCTGTGAGAAACCGCTCGCCGAAAACGCAGAGGAGGCGGCTGCACTGCACGAATACTGTGACGAACGCGGGGTGACGCTGATGGAGGCGTTCATGTACCGGTTTCATCCCCGGACCGAGCGGGCCGCTGACATCGTGCGCGAGCAACTGGACGGCGTTCACGCCGTCGACGCCTCGTTCAAGTTCGCACTCAGGGGGCGGCCGGACGACATTCGCCTCGACCCGGATCTGGCGGGTGGCAGCGTCATGGACGTCGGCTGCTACGCGATCAGCGCCGCGCGCCTGTTCCTCGGGGAACCCAACCGCGTGTACGCGCGGACGCGAGACAGCCGAGACAGCGGCGTCGATACCGACATGGCGGCGCTTCTGGAGTACGACGACGGACCGACGGCCCGGGTTGCCTCCGGGTTCGACACGCCGGCGACCCAGACCTACCGCGTCGAGGGCGAGAACGGCTGGCTCGAGGTCGAGACCGCCTTCGACATCGCGCCCGGCGAGCAAGGGGAGATCGAGTACGAAATCGACGGCAGGCACGTGACCGAGCAGTTCGATCCGGTCGACCAGTATACGCTGGAGGTCGAGCACTTCGCCGAGAGCATCGCCTCCGGGACTGTACCCCGCATCGACGCGGCCGAGACGGTAGCCAACATGGCCGTCATCGACGCCGTCTTCGAGAGCGCGGCGAACGGCTCTCGCGTGGACGTCAAGCGACCATACTAA
- a CDS encoding carbohydrate ABC transporter permease produces the protein MSQATTSDRDGIASLLPEFDYRRFGLYAVIMLFIAFFVSPIWTGLVTSLKPPEAATQPLLPPGPETFTLESWTRALDQLSRGFINSFAMAIPATLVNVLLASTAAYGLTLVDWRRQMLVVLLFVFGIFIPYQAILVPLDNFWTNIFPLAKGLAIGNVTIIPANDRWGTLAELAITHVAYGIPICFLLFRSYYKSISEELIEAAKVDGASVTRIYTRIVLPLSTPMIGVVLIYQFTQIWNEFLFSLTLIGSAADQAATITLILSGIGADLSGTNFPLRMAAAFLAALPTIVIYVLFAEQFAEGLAAD, from the coding sequence ATGAGCCAAGCAACCACGTCTGATCGAGACGGCATCGCCAGCTTACTACCGGAGTTCGACTACCGCCGGTTCGGGTTGTACGCCGTGATCATGCTCTTTATAGCCTTCTTCGTCTCGCCCATCTGGACGGGACTGGTCACGTCGCTGAAACCCCCCGAAGCAGCGACACAGCCGCTCTTGCCGCCGGGTCCGGAGACGTTCACTCTCGAGAGCTGGACCAGGGCACTGGACCAGCTCTCCCGCGGGTTCATCAACAGCTTCGCGATGGCGATCCCGGCGACGCTGGTCAACGTTCTCCTCGCCAGCACGGCGGCCTACGGGCTGACGCTCGTCGACTGGCGACGGCAGATGCTTGTCGTGTTGCTGTTCGTCTTCGGGATCTTCATCCCCTACCAGGCCATCCTGGTGCCGCTGGACAACTTCTGGACGAACATCTTCCCGCTTGCCAAAGGACTGGCCATCGGAAACGTCACTATCATTCCCGCAAACGACCGCTGGGGAACGCTGGCCGAACTGGCGATTACCCACGTCGCCTACGGTATCCCGATCTGCTTCCTGCTGTTCCGCAGCTACTACAAGTCCATCTCGGAGGAACTCATCGAGGCTGCGAAAGTCGACGGCGCCAGCGTGACCCGGATCTACACCCGGATCGTGCTGCCGCTCTCGACGCCGATGATCGGTGTCGTACTCATCTACCAGTTCACCCAGATCTGGAACGAGTTCCTGTTCTCCCTGACGCTGATCGGCAGCGCGGCCGATCAGGCAGCGACGATCACGCTGATCCTCTCGGGGATCGGCGCGGACCTCAGCGGCACTAACTTCCCGCTGCGGATGGCTGCGGCCTTCCTGGCTGCGCTGCCGACGATCGTTATCTACGTGCTATTTGCCGAGCAGTTCGCTGAAGGGCTCGCAGCCGACTGA
- a CDS encoding carbohydrate ABC transporter permease: MESQQDAVAGAGTDERVAEDRYARLRRFWKSDFVRSAPYWGIPLLLMGAAVYGGIIWNVLISLTDYEGFLQRPDYGSLDLDMYSRALSDSAVHLTARNTFVLLVAFTSISLVLGLFLSILLDRDIRQKSKVQTIYLLPMALSFVVTAQFWLWMYNYNNGLVNTVIGLFGLGPYNWIGNPKLVLGSIIFALIWQFSGYTMVVFLAGLQSISDDQFEAARVDGASIFKTYWRVIIPQLKSASVSAAVVLMIFALKIFTFLYAMFGTYRPPKGTDVLATLMVREAFMLSNWAYAASIATILLGMSLLVIAPYLYYQYREGAL, from the coding sequence ATGGAAAGTCAACAAGATGCGGTAGCTGGTGCCGGCACTGACGAGCGTGTAGCCGAAGACCGGTACGCTCGCCTGCGTCGCTTCTGGAAGAGTGACTTCGTTCGTTCTGCCCCGTACTGGGGTATTCCGCTGCTCCTGATGGGTGCCGCCGTCTACGGCGGTATCATCTGGAACGTCTTGATCTCGCTGACGGACTACGAGGGCTTTCTCCAGCGTCCGGACTACGGAAGCCTCGACCTCGACATGTACAGTCGGGCGCTGTCGGATTCAGCAGTTCATCTGACCGCACGAAACACGTTCGTGCTCCTGGTCGCGTTCACGTCGATTTCGCTGGTACTCGGACTGTTTCTCTCGATCCTTCTGGATCGTGACATCCGCCAGAAGAGCAAAGTCCAGACGATCTACCTCCTGCCGATGGCGCTGTCGTTCGTCGTCACGGCCCAGTTCTGGCTGTGGATGTACAACTACAACAACGGGCTAGTCAACACAGTCATAGGCCTGTTCGGACTGGGGCCGTACAACTGGATCGGCAATCCGAAACTGGTCCTCGGTTCGATCATATTCGCGCTGATCTGGCAGTTCAGCGGCTACACGATGGTCGTCTTCCTGGCAGGCTTACAATCGATATCGGACGACCAGTTCGAGGCGGCCAGGGTCGACGGCGCCAGCATCTTCAAGACGTACTGGCGGGTGATCATCCCGCAGCTGAAGTCCGCGTCGGTCAGTGCCGCCGTCGTACTGATGATCTTCGCGCTGAAGATCTTCACGTTCCTCTATGCCATGTTCGGCACGTATCGGCCCCCGAAAGGGACCGACGTTCTCGCGACGCTGATGGTACGGGAGGCGTTCATGCTCTCGAACTGGGCGTATGCCGCGTCGATCGCGACGATCCTGCTCGGGATGTCGCTGCTGGTGATCGCACCGTACCTCTACTACCAGTACAGAGAGGGGGCACTATAA